In one window of Azoarcus olearius DNA:
- the fdh3B gene encoding formate dehydrogenase FDH3 subunit beta, which yields MGRMKFLCDAERCIECNGCVTACKNENEVPWGVNRRRVVTINDGVPGERSISVACMHCSDAPCMAVCPTDCFYKAEGGVVLHDKDLCIGCGYCFFACPFGAPQFPNGPAAFGARGKMDKCTFCAGGPEETGSKEEFEKYGSNRLAEGKLPACAEMCSTKALLAGDSAVVSDIFRDRVVRRGKGLEAWGWMTAYGNDQKGDGK from the coding sequence ATGGGACGCATGAAATTCCTGTGTGACGCCGAGCGCTGCATCGAGTGCAACGGCTGCGTCACCGCCTGCAAGAACGAAAACGAAGTGCCCTGGGGCGTGAACCGCCGCCGCGTGGTCACCATCAACGACGGCGTGCCGGGCGAACGCTCGATCTCGGTGGCCTGCATGCACTGTTCGGACGCGCCCTGCATGGCGGTGTGCCCGACCGACTGCTTCTACAAGGCCGAAGGCGGCGTGGTGCTGCACGACAAGGACCTGTGCATCGGCTGCGGCTACTGCTTCTTCGCCTGCCCGTTCGGCGCGCCGCAGTTCCCCAACGGGCCGGCCGCGTTCGGCGCGCGCGGCAAGATGGACAAATGCACCTTCTGCGCCGGCGGCCCCGAAGAGACCGGCTCCAAGGAAGAGTTCGAGAAGTACGGCTCCAACCGGCTCGCCGAAGGCAAGCTGCCGGCCTGTGCCGAGATGTGCTCGACCAAGGCCCTGCTCGCCGGCGATTCCGCGGTGGTGTCCGACATCTTCCGCGACCGCGTGGTGCGCCGTGGCAAGGGCCTGGAAGCCTGGGGCTGGATGACCGCCTACGGCAACGATCAGAAGGGGGACGGCAAATGA
- a CDS encoding 4Fe-4S binding protein, which translates to MRDSGKQIRLCDCNHSYSLDEAARAAAGGDAALPVHHALCGRELPVLEADLAAGCEVAVSCTQETALFGELAAEAGATRPLRFFNLRETAGWSAESAQAAPKLAALIAAATALPEIEPVPGVQIKAGRGLLIVGEAGVALGWAERLAASFEVSVLITERAGEVELPAQNAYPVWSGRPHLLTGHLGAFELAWEQHNPIDLDLCVRCHACVKACPEGAIGYDLQVDLGRCAGHRACVAACGEIGAIDFARRDTARRERFDLVLDLCAEPLLKRVEYPDGYAAPGRDPFDQALAVQALGEFVGEFEKPRYVAFEAGLCAHSRAKKPGCNNCIEVCSTEAIRADGNVIAVDPYLCKGCGTCSTVCPSGALAFQYPRVADLGLQVKTLLAEYAAAGGRDACVLFHSAEAGGKLIERLARRGRGLPARVIPVEVWSADAIGLDLLLGSVALGACQVAVLAAGSHDAAPLKAQAGHGAAILAGLGYSGEHLRIIEAMDADDWRQLETALWDWVPAAGVARAASFRLLPKKRETLDLALRHLIAEAPAARAEGGLPAQIELKAGAPFGQVLATEACTLCMACTGACPAGALRAAGDSYRLDFIEKNCLQCGLCVSSCPETALSLQPRLLLDDAARRARPLREADIFHCTSCGKPMGAAPMIQAMIARLAGHSMFASDAERARLSMCGDCRVVDLMKHENSLKAWDMKE; encoded by the coding sequence ATGCGCGACTCCGGCAAACAGATCAGGCTCTGCGACTGCAACCACAGCTATTCCCTCGACGAGGCGGCCAGGGCCGCGGCCGGCGGTGACGCCGCGCTGCCGGTGCATCATGCGCTGTGCGGCCGGGAACTGCCTGTGCTGGAAGCCGACCTCGCCGCCGGCTGTGAAGTCGCGGTGTCCTGTACCCAGGAGACCGCGCTGTTCGGCGAACTCGCCGCCGAGGCGGGTGCCACCCGTCCGCTGCGTTTCTTCAACCTGCGCGAAACCGCCGGCTGGTCGGCCGAGTCGGCGCAGGCCGCGCCCAAGCTCGCCGCCCTGATCGCAGCCGCTACCGCGCTGCCGGAGATCGAGCCGGTGCCGGGTGTGCAGATCAAGGCCGGCCGCGGCCTGCTGATCGTCGGCGAAGCCGGCGTCGCCCTTGGCTGGGCAGAACGGCTGGCGGCCAGCTTCGAGGTGTCGGTGCTGATCACCGAACGCGCCGGCGAGGTCGAGCTGCCGGCGCAGAACGCCTACCCGGTGTGGAGCGGACGACCGCATTTGCTCACCGGCCATCTCGGCGCCTTCGAACTCGCCTGGGAGCAGCACAACCCGATCGACCTCGATCTGTGCGTGCGCTGCCATGCCTGCGTCAAGGCCTGTCCGGAAGGCGCGATCGGTTACGACCTGCAGGTCGATCTCGGCCGCTGCGCCGGCCATCGCGCCTGTGTTGCCGCCTGTGGCGAGATCGGTGCGATCGACTTTGCCCGCCGCGACACCGCGCGCCGCGAGCGCTTCGACCTGGTGCTGGACCTTTGCGCCGAGCCGCTGCTGAAGCGCGTCGAATACCCCGACGGCTACGCTGCGCCCGGCCGCGACCCCTTCGATCAGGCGCTGGCGGTGCAGGCGCTCGGCGAATTCGTCGGCGAGTTCGAGAAGCCGCGCTACGTCGCCTTCGAAGCCGGCCTCTGTGCCCACAGCCGCGCGAAGAAGCCAGGCTGCAACAACTGCATCGAGGTCTGTTCCACCGAGGCGATCCGCGCCGACGGCAACGTCATCGCGGTCGATCCCTACCTGTGCAAGGGCTGTGGCACCTGTAGCACGGTGTGCCCGTCGGGCGCGCTCGCCTTCCAGTATCCGCGCGTCGCCGACCTCGGCCTGCAGGTCAAGACCCTGCTTGCCGAATACGCCGCCGCCGGCGGCCGCGATGCCTGCGTGCTGTTCCACTCGGCCGAGGCCGGCGGCAAGCTGATCGAACGCCTTGCCCGCCGTGGCCGCGGTCTGCCGGCGCGGGTGATTCCGGTCGAGGTGTGGAGCGCCGACGCGATCGGGCTGGACCTGCTGCTCGGCAGCGTCGCGCTCGGCGCCTGTCAGGTGGCGGTGCTTGCCGCCGGCAGCCACGACGCCGCACCGCTGAAGGCCCAGGCCGGCCACGGCGCGGCCATCCTCGCCGGCCTCGGCTACAGCGGCGAACACCTGCGCATCATCGAGGCGATGGACGCCGACGACTGGCGCCAGCTCGAAACCGCGCTGTGGGACTGGGTACCGGCTGCCGGGGTGGCGCGCGCGGCGAGCTTCCGCCTGCTGCCGAAGAAGCGCGAAACCCTGGATCTCGCGCTGCGCCACCTGATCGCCGAGGCGCCCGCCGCCCGCGCCGAGGGCGGCCTGCCGGCGCAGATCGAACTCAAGGCCGGCGCGCCTTTCGGCCAGGTGCTCGCCACCGAAGCCTGTACCTTGTGCATGGCCTGTACCGGCGCCTGTCCGGCCGGCGCGTTGCGCGCGGCGGGCGACAGCTACCGGCTCGACTTCATCGAGAAGAACTGCCTGCAGTGCGGGTTGTGCGTCAGCTCCTGTCCGGAAACCGCGCTCAGCCTGCAGCCGCGCCTGCTGCTCGACGACGCCGCGCGGCGCGCCCGGCCGCTGCGCGAGGCGGACATCTTCCACTGCACCAGCTGCGGCAAGCCGATGGGTGCCGCGCCGATGATCCAGGCCATGATCGCCCGCCTCGCCGGCCATTCGATGTTCGCTTCCGATGCCGAGCGCGCCCGCCTGTCGATGTGCGGCGACTGCCGGGTGGTCGATCTGATGAAACACGAGAACAGCCTCAAGGCCTGGGACATGAAGGAATGA
- a CDS encoding DUF3305 domain-containing protein, with protein MQQFPLAVIMERRRLQNRWVDEAWEAVGAVPAFDGAGAAAAPRQILAETDRDQWLVGGFALELFRDEADNYFLNMSSPVPKVFVMWRKEGEVALPVAVSASYGEAARWLDSGEQVDGVPMSREIADWVGDFVNTHYKPAPRKKVRRNDPLAQNRAGEGGRQ; from the coding sequence ATGCAACAGTTCCCCCTCGCCGTGATCATGGAGCGCCGCCGCCTGCAGAACCGCTGGGTGGACGAGGCCTGGGAAGCGGTCGGCGCGGTCCCTGCGTTCGACGGTGCCGGCGCTGCGGCGGCACCGCGCCAGATCCTCGCCGAGACCGACCGCGATCAGTGGCTGGTTGGCGGCTTCGCGCTCGAACTGTTCCGCGACGAGGCCGACAACTATTTCCTCAACATGAGTTCGCCGGTGCCCAAGGTGTTCGTGATGTGGCGCAAGGAAGGCGAGGTCGCGCTGCCGGTGGCGGTGTCGGCCAGCTACGGCGAAGCGGCGCGTTGGCTCGATTCCGGCGAGCAGGTGGATGGCGTACCGATGTCGCGCGAGATCGCCGACTGGGTGGGAGATTTCGTCAATACCCACTACAAGCCCGCGCCGCGCAAGAAGGTGCGGCGCAACGACCCGCTGGCGCAGAACCGTGCCGGCGAGGGAGGGCGGCAATGA
- a CDS encoding DUF3306 domain-containing protein, producing the protein MSGGRFLARWSRLKRGEGSVPPAAPATVPEPVPAATPSAPPGAAAADAALPPTLAPGEALPPPEALTLESDFTAYLKDEVGEALRRQALKKLFSDPHFNVMDGLDIYIDDYSVSAPIPPDVLARLRHAQELLMEHGGVEAEEASAVDVGAAAPVSVEAADEGAGAVEGDAEAEADPDAPETLAARGPGSQRPG; encoded by the coding sequence ATGAGTGGCGGGCGTTTCCTCGCGCGCTGGTCGCGGCTGAAGCGCGGCGAGGGCAGCGTGCCCCCGGCCGCGCCTGCGACGGTGCCCGAGCCCGTACCCGCGGCGACGCCGTCCGCACCCCCCGGGGCAGCCGCTGCCGACGCCGCGCTGCCGCCCACGCTGGCGCCCGGCGAGGCGCTGCCTCCGCCCGAGGCGCTGACGCTCGAATCCGACTTCACCGCCTATCTCAAGGACGAGGTCGGCGAAGCCCTGCGGCGCCAGGCGTTGAAGAAGCTGTTCAGCGATCCGCACTTCAACGTCATGGACGGGCTCGATATCTACATCGACGACTACTCGGTGTCCGCGCCGATTCCGCCGGACGTGCTGGCGCGGCTGCGGCACGCGCAGGAGTTGCTGATGGAGCATGGCGGGGTGGAGGCCGAGGAGGCGTCTGCTGTCGACGTCGGCGCGGCCGCGCCGGTCAGTGTCGAGGCGGCGGATGAGGGAGCGGGAGCGGTTGAGGGCGATGCAGAAGCAGAAGCCGACCCGGACGCGCCGGAGACGCTTGCCGCCCGCGGTCCGGGTTCTCAACGGCCAGGCTGA
- a CDS encoding formate dehydrogenase subunit gamma encodes MTSYVRRGGVLALAALCWLAALLVGLVPAHAVEVPADAAAQVQQQQAQPLNNAPVWREVRSGESHFTLARGPEAGVLIQSEGNTWRALRNGPVTQIGGWALLLVPTAILLFWKLKGTMRLHDKPTGRLMKRFSGFERFAHWGTAITFVLLALTGVAILFGKYVLAPVFGHAFLSWVLTLGKLVHNYVGPVFGVFVLIMIGTFLRDNVWQACDAIWIRKAGGLLGGDHVPSSRFNFGEKTWFWFGVTFLGLTVTISGLFMDFPNLGWTRSDMHIANLVHAIGALVLLAASFGHIYMGTIGVEGAYQSMKTGYVDETWAREHHEYWYDDVKAGKSGHPQDSVSGARV; translated from the coding sequence ATGACGAGCTATGTGCGTCGCGGCGGTGTCCTGGCGCTGGCCGCGTTGTGCTGGCTGGCCGCCTTGCTGGTGGGGCTGGTGCCCGCGCACGCGGTCGAAGTCCCCGCCGACGCGGCCGCCCAGGTTCAGCAGCAACAGGCGCAGCCGCTCAACAACGCCCCGGTGTGGCGCGAGGTGCGCTCCGGCGAGTCGCACTTCACGCTGGCGCGCGGGCCGGAAGCGGGCGTGCTGATCCAGAGCGAAGGCAATACCTGGCGCGCGCTGCGTAACGGGCCGGTGACCCAGATCGGCGGCTGGGCGCTGCTGCTGGTGCCCACCGCCATCCTGCTGTTCTGGAAGCTGAAGGGCACGATGCGGCTGCACGACAAGCCCACCGGGCGGCTGATGAAGCGCTTCTCCGGCTTCGAACGCTTCGCGCACTGGGGCACGGCCATCACCTTCGTGCTGCTGGCTCTGACCGGCGTTGCGATCCTGTTCGGCAAGTACGTGCTGGCGCCGGTGTTCGGCCACGCGTTCCTGTCGTGGGTGCTGACGCTGGGCAAGCTGGTGCACAACTACGTGGGCCCGGTGTTCGGCGTGTTCGTGCTGATCATGATCGGCACCTTCCTGCGCGACAACGTGTGGCAGGCCTGCGACGCGATCTGGATCCGCAAGGCGGGCGGCCTGCTGGGTGGCGACCATGTGCCTTCGAGCCGCTTCAACTTCGGCGAGAAGACCTGGTTCTGGTTCGGCGTCACCTTCCTCGGCCTCACCGTGACCATCTCCGGCCTGTTCATGGACTTCCCCAACCTGGGGTGGACGCGCTCCGACATGCACATCGCCAACCTGGTGCACGCGATCGGCGCGCTGGTGCTGCTGGCTGCCTCGTTCGGCCACATCTACATGGGCACGATCGGCGTGGAAGGCGCCTACCAGTCGATGAAGACCGGCTATGTGGACGAGACCTGGGCCCGGGAGCACCACGAGTACTGGTACGACGACGTCAAGGCCGGCAAGTCCGGTCATCCGCAGGATTCCGTTTCAGGAGCACGTGTATGA
- a CDS encoding PAS domain-containing protein, with translation MAKYKVTPTGVERLMRESDFIVSKTDLKGRITYCNRIFIEFSGYTEHELLGAPHNIIRHPDMPRGVFKYLWDCLQAERECFAYVKNMSRDGGHYWVFANVTPSYDQNGRVEGYFSVRRKPPADAVKVFSDVYREMLAAEQRAGARDAVDASLALLTSVLNSKGTSYEEFVLSF, from the coding sequence GTGGCGAAGTACAAGGTGACACCGACAGGTGTCGAACGACTGATGCGGGAGAGCGATTTCATCGTCTCCAAGACCGACCTGAAGGGCCGCATCACCTACTGCAACCGGATCTTCATCGAGTTCTCCGGCTACACGGAGCACGAGCTGCTGGGGGCGCCGCACAACATCATCCGCCACCCGGACATGCCGCGCGGCGTGTTCAAGTACCTGTGGGATTGCCTGCAGGCGGAGCGCGAGTGCTTTGCCTACGTGAAGAACATGTCGCGCGATGGCGGCCACTACTGGGTGTTTGCCAACGTCACCCCGTCCTATGACCAGAACGGGCGCGTCGAAGGGTACTTCTCGGTGCGGCGCAAACCCCCTGCCGACGCGGTGAAGGTATTCAGCGACGTGTACCGCGAAATGCTCGCGGCGGAGCAACGGGCCGGTGCCCGCGACGCGGTGGATGCGTCGCTGGCGCTGCTGACCAGTGTGTTGAACAGCAAGGGCACGAGCTATGAAGAATTCGTCCTTTCTTTCTAA
- a CDS encoding THUMP domain-containing class I SAM-dependent RNA methyltransferase, producing the protein MAETFFSPCPRGLEALLADELRALGAATAEAVHGGVSWSGDWQACYRANLESRLATRVLWRVGSGRYRAEVDIYKLAYSVTWAKWFTPDDTIRVFVTAQKSPLKSLEFITLRIKDAVCDHFRTVAGKRPSVDTANPAVRIHAFLTADTATLYIDTSGEPLYKRGFKPAAVEAPLKENLAAGILLLSGWRPDEAFADPMCGSGTFLLEAAQMALDIAPGLGRRFAFERFKHLDRAAWAALRKAAENRRQPARPLAVYGSDIVADQVRRSRSNLEAAGLAECVTLERADLLERVAPAAAGVMVTNPPYGVRIGEAEELAALYPRLGDALKRNWAGWRCHFFSADVALPKLIGLKASRRTPLFNGALECRLYEYRMVAGSARREKDGSSS; encoded by the coding sequence ATGGCCGAAACGTTTTTTTCCCCCTGTCCGCGCGGTCTCGAAGCGTTGCTGGCCGACGAGTTGCGCGCACTCGGCGCGGCCACGGCCGAGGCCGTCCACGGCGGCGTCAGCTGGTCGGGCGACTGGCAGGCCTGCTACCGCGCCAATCTCGAAAGCCGGCTGGCGACGCGGGTGCTGTGGCGGGTGGGCAGCGGCCGCTATCGCGCCGAGGTGGATATCTACAAGCTGGCCTACAGCGTCACCTGGGCGAAGTGGTTTACGCCCGACGACACCATCCGGGTGTTCGTCACCGCGCAGAAGTCGCCGCTGAAAAGCCTGGAGTTCATCACGCTGCGGATCAAGGACGCGGTGTGCGACCACTTCCGCACCGTGGCCGGCAAGCGGCCGAGCGTGGATACCGCCAATCCCGCGGTGCGCATCCATGCCTTCCTGACCGCCGACACCGCCACGCTCTACATCGATACCTCCGGCGAACCGCTCTACAAGCGCGGTTTCAAGCCGGCCGCGGTGGAGGCGCCGCTGAAGGAGAACCTGGCCGCCGGCATCCTGCTGCTGTCGGGCTGGCGGCCTGATGAAGCCTTTGCCGATCCGATGTGCGGCAGCGGCACCTTCCTGCTCGAAGCCGCCCAGATGGCGCTGGACATCGCGCCCGGGCTGGGCCGGCGCTTCGCCTTCGAGCGCTTCAAGCATCTCGACCGGGCCGCGTGGGCGGCGCTGCGCAAGGCGGCCGAGAACCGCCGTCAGCCCGCGCGGCCGCTGGCGGTGTACGGCTCCGACATCGTTGCCGACCAGGTGCGCCGCAGCCGCAGCAATCTGGAAGCGGCGGGCCTTGCCGAGTGCGTGACGCTGGAGCGCGCCGACCTGCTCGAACGCGTCGCCCCCGCCGCTGCCGGCGTCATGGTCACCAACCCGCCGTACGGGGTGCGGATCGGCGAGGCCGAGGAGCTGGCGGCGCTTTATCCGCGGCTGGGCGACGCCCTCAAGCGCAACTGGGCCGGCTGGCGCTGCCACTTCTTCAGCGCGGACGTGGCGCTGCCGAAGCTGATCGGGCTCAAGGCAAGCCGGCGCACGCCGCTGTTCAATGGCGCGCTGGAATGCCGCCTGTACGAGTACCGCATGGTGGCCGGCAGCGCGCGGCGCGAGAAGGACGGCTCAAGTTCCTGA
- a CDS encoding TorD/DmsD family molecular chaperone, protein MNAPMTQLQSLPTWSEEDRARADHYALLARLFYAPADAALLGAIVQSARSLGAGDGAFPQAWAALGEAAGRLDAAAVGDEFAALFVSVSKPVVIANASWYLTGFLQEEPLAELRDDLAELGLGRRGGVAETEDHIAALAEVMRHLVLTGPDEAGLARQQHFFHRHLAPWYERFVDAVAAAPGADFYARAGSLLRAFFDIERQAFDMV, encoded by the coding sequence ATGAATGCCCCGATGACCCAATTGCAATCCCTGCCGACCTGGAGCGAGGAAGACCGCGCCCGCGCCGACCACTACGCGCTGCTCGCGCGCCTGTTCTACGCGCCGGCCGATGCCGCGCTGCTGGGCGCGATCGTGCAGTCGGCGCGCAGTCTCGGTGCTGGCGACGGCGCGTTTCCGCAGGCCTGGGCCGCGCTCGGCGAGGCGGCCGGCCGGCTGGACGCCGCCGCGGTGGGCGACGAGTTCGCCGCGCTCTTCGTCAGCGTCTCCAAGCCGGTAGTGATCGCCAACGCCTCCTGGTACCTGACCGGCTTCCTGCAGGAAGAACCGCTCGCCGAACTGCGCGACGACCTCGCCGAGCTTGGCCTGGGCCGCCGCGGCGGGGTGGCGGAAACCGAGGACCACATCGCCGCGCTCGCCGAGGTGATGCGCCACCTGGTGCTCACCGGGCCGGACGAGGCGGGGCTGGCGCGCCAGCAGCACTTCTTCCATCGCCACCTGGCGCCCTGGTACGAGCGCTTCGTCGATGCGGTGGCGGCGGCCCCGGGGGCGGATTTCTATGCAAGGGCGGGCAGCTTGCTGCGCGCCTTCTTCGACATCGAGCGCCAGGCGTTCGACATGGTGTAG
- a CDS encoding formate dehydrogenase subunit alpha: MLTKKSSTAAGSGRRLRSSAARSLGQTMDRRTFLKRSGLGVGAGAIAAQLPYNLIGSAEAAASADNRLAGGEEVKRTVCTHCSVGCAVDAVVKNGVWVRQEAVFDSPINLGSHCAKGASVREHGHGEHRLKYPMKLVDGKYQKISWEQAINEVGDRLLKIREESGPDAVYWIGSSKHNNEQAYLLRKFVSFWGTNNCDHQARICHSTTVAGVANTWGYGAMTNSYNDMQNAKAMLFIGSNAAEAHPVSLLHILHAKENGAKMVVVDPRFTRTAAKADYYVRIRSGTDIPFIWGVLYHIFKNGWEDKQYIHDRVFGLEKVKEEVMKWTPDKVTEVTGIAEEQVFKVAETMAKNRPSTVVWCMGQTQHTVGNANVRAMCILQLVLGNVGVSGGGTNIFRGHDNVQGATDVGPNPDSLPGYYGLAAGSWKHWAAVWGVDYEWIKGRYASQAMMEKSGITVSRWIDGVLEQNELIDQDSNLRAVVYWGHAPNSQTRGIEMVEAMKKLDTLVVIDPYPSATAAMAAMVRKDGVYLLPAATQFETYGSCTASNRSIQWREKVIEPLFESKPDHTIMYAFAKKFGWAEQLVKNIKVAKDKQGWEEPDIEDTLREINRGTWTIGYSGQSPERLQAHMKNMHTFDVKTLKAVGGPCDGDYFGLPWPCFGNPEMKHPGTPNLYDTSKHVMDGGGNFRANFGVEKDGVSLLAEDGSASKGADLQMGYPEFDHVLMKKLGWWDELTEDEKKAAEGKNWKTDLSGGIIRVVMKNHGCHPFGNAKARAVVWNFPDPVPLHREPIYSPRPDLVEKYPTHADRMAFWRLPTLYKSLQDKVKDISRDYPLVMTSGRLVEYEGGGEETRSNPWLAELQQEMFAEVNPKDANNAGFRNGDYIWVETPSKAKLKVRAQVTERVGAGTVFLPFHFSGWWQGKDMLEHYPEGAAPIVRGEAVNTATTYGYDSVTMMQETKTTLCRVSKA; this comes from the coding sequence ATGCTGACCAAGAAGAGTTCGACGGCCGCCGGCAGCGGCCGCCGCCTGCGTAGTTCCGCCGCCCGCAGCCTGGGGCAGACGATGGACCGCCGCACCTTCCTCAAGCGTTCCGGCCTCGGCGTGGGTGCCGGCGCGATCGCCGCGCAACTGCCCTACAACCTGATCGGCAGCGCCGAAGCGGCGGCTTCCGCCGACAACCGCCTGGCGGGCGGCGAGGAAGTGAAGCGCACGGTGTGTACCCACTGCTCGGTGGGCTGCGCGGTGGATGCGGTGGTGAAGAACGGCGTCTGGGTGCGCCAGGAAGCGGTGTTCGATTCGCCGATCAACCTCGGCTCGCACTGCGCCAAGGGCGCCTCGGTGCGCGAGCACGGCCACGGCGAGCACCGCCTGAAGTATCCGATGAAGCTGGTCGACGGCAAGTACCAGAAGATCAGCTGGGAACAGGCGATCAACGAAGTGGGCGACCGCCTGCTGAAGATCCGCGAGGAATCCGGCCCCGACGCGGTGTACTGGATCGGCTCCTCCAAGCACAACAACGAGCAGGCCTACCTGCTGCGCAAGTTCGTGTCCTTCTGGGGCACCAACAACTGCGACCACCAGGCACGCATCTGCCACTCCACCACGGTGGCGGGCGTCGCGAACACCTGGGGTTACGGCGCGATGACCAACTCCTACAACGACATGCAGAACGCCAAGGCGATGCTCTTCATCGGCTCCAACGCCGCCGAAGCGCACCCGGTGTCGCTGCTGCACATCCTGCACGCCAAGGAAAACGGCGCGAAGATGGTCGTGGTCGATCCGCGCTTCACCCGCACTGCGGCCAAGGCCGACTACTACGTGCGCATCCGTTCGGGTACCGACATCCCCTTCATCTGGGGCGTGCTGTACCACATCTTCAAGAACGGCTGGGAAGACAAGCAGTACATCCATGACCGCGTCTTCGGCCTCGAGAAGGTCAAGGAAGAGGTCATGAAATGGACCCCGGACAAGGTCACCGAGGTCACCGGCATTGCCGAGGAGCAGGTGTTCAAGGTCGCCGAGACCATGGCCAAGAACCGGCCCTCGACCGTGGTGTGGTGCATGGGCCAGACGCAGCACACCGTGGGTAACGCCAACGTGCGCGCAATGTGCATCCTGCAACTGGTGCTGGGCAACGTCGGCGTCTCCGGCGGCGGCACCAACATCTTCCGCGGCCACGATAACGTGCAGGGCGCCACCGACGTCGGCCCCAACCCGGATTCGCTGCCGGGCTACTACGGGCTGGCCGCCGGCTCCTGGAAGCACTGGGCGGCGGTGTGGGGCGTGGATTACGAGTGGATCAAGGGCCGCTACGCCTCGCAGGCGATGATGGAGAAATCCGGCATCACCGTGTCGCGCTGGATCGACGGCGTGCTCGAACAGAACGAGCTGATCGACCAGGATTCCAACCTGCGCGCGGTGGTGTACTGGGGCCATGCGCCGAACTCGCAGACCCGTGGCATCGAGATGGTCGAGGCGATGAAGAAGCTCGACACCCTGGTGGTGATCGACCCCTATCCCTCGGCCACCGCGGCGATGGCGGCAATGGTGAGGAAGGACGGCGTCTATCTGTTGCCGGCCGCCACCCAGTTCGAGACCTACGGTTCCTGCACCGCCTCCAACCGCTCCATCCAGTGGCGCGAGAAGGTCATCGAGCCGCTGTTCGAGTCCAAGCCCGACCACACCATCATGTACGCCTTCGCCAAGAAGTTCGGCTGGGCCGAGCAACTGGTGAAGAACATCAAGGTCGCCAAGGACAAGCAGGGCTGGGAAGAGCCGGACATCGAGGACACGCTGCGCGAGATCAACCGCGGCACCTGGACCATCGGCTATTCCGGCCAGTCGCCGGAGCGCCTGCAGGCCCACATGAAGAACATGCACACCTTCGACGTGAAGACGCTGAAGGCGGTGGGCGGCCCCTGCGACGGCGACTACTTCGGCCTGCCGTGGCCCTGCTTCGGCAACCCCGAGATGAAGCACCCCGGCACGCCCAACCTGTACGACACCTCCAAGCACGTCATGGACGGCGGCGGCAACTTCCGCGCCAACTTCGGCGTGGAAAAGGACGGCGTGTCGCTGCTCGCCGAGGACGGCTCCGCCTCCAAGGGTGCCGACCTGCAGATGGGCTACCCCGAGTTCGACCACGTGCTGATGAAGAAGCTCGGCTGGTGGGATGAGCTGACCGAGGACGAAAAGAAGGCGGCCGAAGGCAAGAACTGGAAGACCGACCTGTCGGGCGGGATCATCCGCGTGGTGATGAAGAACCACGGCTGCCACCCCTTCGGCAACGCCAAGGCGCGCGCGGTGGTGTGGAACTTCCCCGACCCGGTGCCGCTGCACCGCGAGCCGATCTATTCGCCGCGCCCGGATCTGGTCGAGAAGTACCCGACCCACGCCGACAGGATGGCCTTCTGGCGTCTGCCCACGCTGTACAAGTCGCTGCAGGACAAGGTCAAGGACATCTCCAGGGACTACCCGCTGGTGATGACTTCCGGCCGTCTGGTCGAGTACGAGGGCGGCGGCGAGGAAACCCGTTCCAACCCCTGGCTGGCCGAACTGCAGCAGGAGATGTTCGCCGAGGTGAACCCGAAGGACGCCAACAACGCCGGCTTCCGCAACGGCGACTACATCTGGGTCGAGACCCCGTCCAAGGCCAAGCTGAAGGTGCGCGCGCAGGTGACCGAGCGCGTCGGCGCCGGCACCGTGTTCCTGCCTTTCCACTTCTCCGGCTGGTGGCAGGGCAAGGACATGCTCGAGCACTACCCGGAAGGCGCCGCGCCGATCGTGCGCGGTGAGGCGGTCAATACCGCGACCACCTACGGCTACGACTCGGTGACGATGATGCAGGAAACCAAGACCACCCTGTGCCGCGTAAGCAAGGCCTGA